A genome region from Eurosta solidaginis isolate ZX-2024a chromosome 2, ASM4086904v1, whole genome shotgun sequence includes the following:
- the LOC137242223 gene encoding uncharacterized protein, whose product MCAMIFRSISSPCSAQFIKNMHAKKYRNMNARAVDAIVVRHYVDDYMDSFDTVKESIKVTKDVIDIHSSAGFEIRGFVSNSEELMRAVSNNAQSCTQQNNYICRGEGAIEKVLGMHWNPNEDYFLFKLTFSKVPKAVLDYSRRPTKGEMLSVTMSIFDPLGFVCGMVLRAKVLMQRLWHRSVDWHEPIPKDIYKKWMQWYKTLNTIEDFKMPRCYSVSFLNPNANIQLHVFVDASEIAFAAVAFWRVQYTNNTEVIFVAGRSRCSPLKPLSIPRLELQAAVLGIRLKEATINSHDVQPNKVIFWSDLKTVLQWIRSDARCYKQFVAHRIAEVLQTSEHSQWRWVPGIDNPADDATRIKTFSGNGKWLNRPNFLR is encoded by the coding sequence ATGTGCGCAATGATATTTCGATCAATAAGTTCCCCTTGCTCGGcgcaatttataaaaaatatgcatgctaaaaaatatcgaaatatgAACGCAAGAGCCGTAGATGCCATCGTCGTCAGGCACTATGTAGATGATTACATGGACAGTTTTGACACCGTCAAAGAAAGTATTAAAGTAACCAAAGATGTAATTGACATTCACAGCAGCGCTGGCTTCGAGATAAGAGGGTTTGTATCAAATTCAGAAGAGCTTATGCGAGCCGTATCGAACAATGCGCAATCGTGTACGCAACAAAATAACTATATATGCCGAGGTGAAGGTGCTATCGAAAAGGTACTGGGTATGCACTGGAACCCAAACGaagattattttttattcaagctaaCATTTTCAAAAGTGCCAAAAGCTGTTTTGGACTATAGTAGACGACCGACGAAAGGTGAAATGTTAAGCGTTACTATGTCGATATTCGACCCACTTGGTTTTGTTTGTGGAATGGTTTTACGAGCAAAGGTGCTAATGCAAAGATTGTGGCACAGAAGCGTTGACTGGCATGAGCCAATCCCTAAGGACATTTATAAGAAATGGATGCAGTGGTACAAAACACTGAACACCATCGAAGATTTCAAGATGCCCAGATGCTATAGCGTAAGTTTTTTGAACCCGAATGCTAACATACAACTGCATGTTTTTGTCGATGCGAGCGAGATCGCATTTGCTGCCGTCGCTTTCTGGCGCGTTCAATACACAAACAACACAGAAGTTATATTTGTAGCAGGTCGATCCCGATGTAGCCCGCTCAAGCCCCTGTCCATTCCACGGCTTGAGTTGCAAGCAGCTGTCCTGGGTATAAGGTTGAAAGAAGCGACCATCAATAGCCATGACGTGCAGCCAAATAAAGTGATATTTTGGTCAGACTTAAAAACAGTTCTGCAGTGGATAAGGTCCGATGCCAGATGCTACAAGCAGTTCGTAGCACACCGTATAGCTGAGGTATTGCAAACATCCGAACACAGTCAGTGGAGGTGGGTCCCAGGTATAGACAACCCAGCCGATGATGCAACGCGCATCAAAACATTTTCCGGAAATGGTAAGTGGTTAAATAGACCTAACTTTTTGAGATAA